From the genome of Alphaproteobacteria bacterium:
GGAAAACGCCCTGGAGAAAATCAGGCTTGAGGAAGAGCAGGCGGAAACCAAGCGCCGCTCCGACGCCGAGCGGCGTCAGGCCATGCTGTCGCTGGCGGACAATTTCGAGTCGAGCGTCAAGGTGGCCGTGGAGACGGTGGCCGTCGCCGTAGGCGACATTCGCAGCATCTCGCAAAACACCGCCAAACGCTCGGAAGTCAGCGGCAGCAGCTCGCTGATGGTCGGCGAGGCGGCCTTGTCCACCTCGGAACGGGTCGAGGCGGTTTCCGCCGCCACCCAGGAAATGACGGCCTCGGTCAACGAAATCGCCCAGCAGGTCCAGCGCTCGACCCAGGTGGCCAGCCAGGCGGTGACGACCATTTCCTCGACCGATCAGCAGATGCGCGACCTGTCCGACGCCGCCAAGCAGATCGGCACGGTCGTGCAGCTGATCACCGACATCGCTTCCCAGACCAATCTGCTGGCCTTGAACGCCACCATCGAGGCGGCCAGGGCGGGCGAAGCGGGCAAGGGTTTCGCCGTCGTGGCGGGCGAGGTCAAGAACCTGGCCAACCAGACCGCCAAAGCGACCGAGGAAATCGGCAAACAGGTCGCCCAGGTGCAGGCGGCGACCGACGAAGCGGTCAGCCAGATCGACGAAGTGACCCGCGTCATCCGGGAAATCGACGCCATTTCAACCTCGATCGCCAGCGCCATCCAGGAGCAGGAGGCCGCCACCCGCGAGATCGCCCGCAATATCGAAGAGGTCGCCAACGAGGCGAACCGAGTCTCGGACGGGGTGGCCAGCGTCACCCAATCCTCGGCCTCGGCCTGTTCGGGATCGGTTCGGGTGATCTGGAGCACCGAAAAGCTGGCAGGGACCGTCCAGGCCCTTCAGAAGGAGGTCACGGGCTTCCTGGACCGCGTGCGGGCTTGACGAAAGAGGGAGCGGGCGGGGCGATGACCCGCTCCCTCCCGCGAGCGCGAAAGACCTTTTGCGGTGCGGCGAACTGTAGATTAGGATGGCCCTCATTCTTCTGGGCATCCGCCCCCCGGAAAGGAACGACCATGTCAGAGCAGACCACGACCGAGACCGCCGCCCCGGTAACGATTAAGAAATACGCCAACCGCAGGCTCTATAATACCGCAACCTCCAGTTATGTGACGCTCGACCACCTCTGCCAGATGGTCAAGGACGGGGTCGAGTTCCAGGTTTTCGACGCCAAGACCGGCGACGACATCACCCGTTCGGTCCTGACCCAGATCATCGTGGAAGAGGAAGGCAAAGGCGGGCAGAACCTGCTGCCGATCAGCTTTCTGCGCCAACTGATCGGTTTTTACGGCGACAATCTGCAGCATCTGGTGCCGCGCTATCTCGAGATGAGCATGCAGAGCTTCGCCACCAACCAAGAGCAGTTCCGCAACATGCTGCAAAACGCCTGGGGGCCGTTGTTTCCCTTCGGCCGCCTGGACGATGTCGGCAAGCAAAACATGGCATTCTTCGAAAACGCCATGAAGATGTGGGCGCCCTTCATGAAGCAGAATGCCGAAGCCATCCAGGGTATGTCCGTCCCCCAGGCCTTGTCGGCGGCTTCCGGCGAGCAAAGCCCGCAGGCCCTCTCCGACCTGCAAAGCAAGATCGAAGGGCTGCAGCGCCAGATCGACGACTTCATGTCTCAGGCCCGCCGGGAAGCCGCCAAGAAATAGGCCTTCCGGCTGGGCGGCCCTTCCCGGCTGCCGGGAGGGGGCAAAAAAATGCGCCTGACGCAAAATTTTCTCTTTCATTCCCGCGCAATTCGCGTATATAGCCACTTATAGACGCATACGCGCACGTGCCTCTGGCCCACGGGCAATCTCGGAAGGTTAAGCAACGACGTTGTTGTGTTCTTACTTGTCGCCAACGGCAACTTGTGAGGATGTGACCATGTCCGAGATAAAGCGCGGCGACGCGCCTAATCATCATTCTGTTTCCGCCGGCCTCCTGGGCTATTTCGGGATGGCTGTACTGTGTTCGGCCCGCGTCGTTCTCGAGCGGAAGCTGGAGGATTGGCGTCAATGAGCCAGAAAATCGCCCGTTTCCTTGCCGAGCGGCAGCCAGAAACGCCCTGCTTGGTGGTCGATCTCGACGTGATCGCCGAGAACTACACGGCGCTCAAGAACTCGTTGCCGATCGCCGAGGTCTATTACGCCGTCAAGGCCAACCCGGCGCCCGAGATCGTGACCATGCTGAACGGCATGGGGTCCAGCTTCGACACCGCCAGCCTGACGGAAATCGACCTCTGCCTGGATTGCGGGGCCGAACCATCGCGCATTTCCTTCGGCAGCACCATCAAGAAGCAGCGCGACATCGAAGCCGCCTTCGCGCGCGGCGTGCGCCTGTTCGCCTTCGACAGCCAGGCCGAGTTGGACAAGCTGACCAAGGCCGCCCCCGGCGCTTCGGTCTTTTGCCGCATCCTGGTCGACAATGCGGGCGCCGACTGGCCGCTGTCGCGCAAATTCGGCTGCGAGATCGAGATGGCCCGCGACCTGTTGATCCAGGCCCGCGAGCGCGGTCTCGACCCTTACGGCGTCTCCTTCCATGTCGGCTCGCAGCAGACCGACCTTAGCCAGTGGGATGTCGCGGTGGGCCGCGCCGCCATGCTGATCACGGCGCTGAACGAAGCGGGCATCGAGTTGAAGATGGTCAATCTGGGCGGCGGCTTCCCGGCGCGCTACCGCACCGACATCGCCGACATCGACGCCTATGGCGACGCCATCATGAAGGCCATGACCCATCATTTCGGCAACCGCCTGCCCGCCATGATCGTTGAACCGGGCCGCTCGCTGGTGGGCGATGCGGGCGTCATCCAGACCGAAGTGGTGCTGATCTCGAAGAAAAGCTATGCCGAGGACGAGGCCCGCTGGGTCTATCTGGACATCGGCAAGTTCAGCGGCTTGGCCGAAACCATGGACGAGGCCATCAAATACCGCGTGCGCACGCCGCATGACGGCGGCAGGACCGGGCCGGTGGTGATCGCCGGGCCCACCTGCGATTCGGCGGATATCCTGTACGAAAAGGCGGGATATGAACTGCCGCTTGGCCTTGAAGTGGGCGACAAGATCGAACTGCTTTCGACCGGGGCCTACACCACCACCTATTCATCGGTGGGCTTCAACGGCTTCGCGCCTCTGAAGGCTTATTTCATCTGACGCACGAAGGGCGGCGCGAACACCACCCGGCAATTCTTTCCCCGCCCGGCAGGCCATGCCGGGCGGATTTTCTTTCAGCCATTGAAATGTCTTGGCTTTTCGCCAGCACCTCCTGGCACGGCGATTGCTGTGGTCTTCACAGGAATTTTCACTTGCCAGGAGCCGGACCATGTTATGGGGCGCCTTCACAAACAGCATGACGGCCATGATGGCGCAAAGCCATTCCATGAACGTCATCAGTCAGAACGTCGTGAACATCAACACGGCTGGGTACAAGAAGACCGAGGATCTGTTCAAGACCTCGCTGTCGGAAAGCTATCCCGGCTGGAACATCTTCGGCGTCGATAAGGTGACGCGCCAGTCGGTGGACCGCCAGGGCACCATCCTGGGCACCGGCGGCAATCTGGACATGGCCATCAACGGCCAGGGTATGTTCATCCTAAGCCCAACGGCGGGCATGCCGGATAGAGAGGCCGACTATACCTTTGGCCGCGCCGGCAATTTCTTGTGGAAGGTTGACACGACCGATACCTCAACGACCGCCGCTGCGGACACGACCTATAGCGTCTCGTACAGCGACACTTGGAACAGCACGACCTCGAGGGGCGCCGAGCCGCCATCTTCGAATTTGCGCCCCACCTATCTTTCGACGCCCGACGGGCAATATCTGCTGGCTTTCGCGTCCGACCCGCAAACCGGCGTCTTCACAACCTCAAGCGGTCTTTCCGACCTGACGGCGGTGCGCACCGACGCCTATACGCTGTCGGCTGGCATGGCGACCAGCACGTTGACCATGCGCGCCAACATCGATTCGAACACCAGCAAGGACGATACCGTCGAATTCGGCATTCCGGCCTACAAGGCCGTGGAAAATCCCGACAGCGGCGTCACCGACTATCTATCCGACCAAATCAACTTCGTGCTCACCCCCGACCCGTCGCTGGAAAATGTCTGGTCGCTCGATTTCACGCTGGGGTCCAACGGCACGTCCGGCACGGCGACAGGTGGCCCATATACCCTGACCTTCGACGGCGATGGACGACTGGTCACGGTCGATCCGGCGGGAGCTGGCGGCGATCTTTTCGTCGATACCGCGATCACCTGGAACGACGTGAACTTTACCTCGACCGTCACGACGGCCTCGACGGCGACGCCGGTCACGGCATCGACGATCAGCATGGATCTGTCGGGGCTGACCCAGTATTCAGGCAACAGCCTGATCTACAATTTCGAGCAGAACGGCAATGTGAACGGCTATCTGCGCGACACCTACTTCACCAATGACGGTTTCCTGGTAGGCAGTTACAGCAACAACGAAACCAGGCGCATGTATCAGATTCCCGTCGCCACCTTCGACGCCCCCAACCAACTGATGGCTCTGTCGGGCACGCGCTGGGCCTATGACGAGAACGCAGGCGACATCACCGTGCGCGCGCAAGGCGTCAATGACGAAGGGCTGATGACCTGGACGGCGGCGGCGGTGGAACAGTCGAACGTGGCGATCGAGGATGAGTTCACCAAGATGATCATCACCCAGAAGGCCTATACGATGGCGACCAAGGTGTTCCAGACCGCCGACGAAATGACGACGACGGTCAGGGATTTGAAGTAAGAACAACGCCGCCTAACGAATCATGGCCGGGGTTGCCCCCGGCCATGACGCATTTCCGAGAACCTCTTCGTTACTTCATCTTCTTGACGCGGGCGTCGGCCAGCCACTGGCGCAAGCTGGCTTCGGGCAAGGCGCCCGGAATGATGTTGTCGCCCATGACGAAGCCGGGCGTGCCGCGGATGCCCAGCGATTCCGCCAGATCCATGTTGGCCTTCAGCATTTTCGTGATGTCGTCGCCCGCCATGTCCTTTTTCAGGCGCGCGGTATCAAGGCCGACGCTTTTGGCCAGTTCCATCACGCTCTCTTCGTTGTAAGCGCCCTTGTGGCGCATCATGGCGTCTTGGAACTCCACATATTTCTTCTGCTTGGCGGCCGCCAGCGCCGCCTTGGAGGCGAACACCGATTCGGCGCCCAGGATGGGGAATTCCTTGAAGACCAGCTTGACCTTGCCGTCATCCTTGACGACGCGCATCACGACGTCATGGACCGACTTGCAATAGCCGCAACGGTAATCGAAGAATTCGACCAAGGTCACGTCGCCCTTGGGATTGCCGCCCACCGGCGAATTGGCGTCCTCGTAAACGTCCTTCTTGCGATCCGTCAGCGCCTTCTTGGACTCGGCCTCGGTCGCCAGTCGCTGTTTTTCCTCAAGCGCCTGGATGGCGTCGGCGATCAGTTCCGGATTCTCCATCAGCATTTCGCGCACGATCTTGCGAACCTCCTGGGCCTGTTTGAGGCTAAGGGTGTTTTCGGCGGCAGCCGCTGGAAGGCTGATCGACGCGGCAAGAAGCAGGCTGGCCAACAAGTTACGCATGAGTCTGTCCATTCCTTTCAAAGGGGGCGTCATCATGGCTTCTTGACGCCTGTCACGCAACGTTCTAAGCCAAGTTTATGACGAAAAAAGGGCGTACAGGCGGGCATATCGTCACAGAACATCTGCTCTGCCAGGGGGTGGAGCGGGTCTTTTGCGTGCCCGGCGAGAGCTATCTGCCCATTCTGGACGCCCTGTACCGCAAGAAAATCAAGGTAATCGTCTGCCGCCAGGAAGGCGGGGCGGCCTTCATGGCCGAAGCCCAGGCCAAACTGACCGGAAAGCCCGGAGTCGTCTTGGCCACCCGTGGGCCGGGTGCCGCCAACGCCGTCATCGGCGTGCATACGGCGATGCAAGATTCCACCCCCCTGGTCCTGCTGCTGGGCGATGTGGGCCGCGATTTCTACGGGCGCGAAGCCTTCCAGGAGGTCGATTTCGCCGCCATGTTCGCCCCCTTGTGCAAGTGGGCGGCCAGGGTCGAGGACATCGGGCATCTGCCCTCGATGCTGGCGCATGCCTTCCAGCAGGCCGTCTCCGACCGGCCCGGCCCGGTGGTGTTGGCCCTGCCCGAGGATTTGCTGCGCGAGGAAGCCGCCCCCTCCAAGGCCAAGATTCTGTCCGCCTTTCGGCCCCAGGCCAGCGACGAGCAGCTTCTTGCGGCGGCGGCTTGTCTTAAAAAGGCCAAACGCCCGCTTTTGATCGCGGGCGGCAGCCAATGGACGGATGAAGGGCGGGCTGGCCTGGACCGGCTGGCAAGAAAATGGAAACTGCCCGTCGCCGTCCCCTTTCGCCGCCAGGACCTGATGACGGGCCAGCATCCCTGCTTTGCGGGCGATCTGGGCATCGGCCCTGACCCCCAATTGCTGGCGGCGGCCATGGAGGCCGACCTTCTGTTCCTGCTGGGCACCCGCCTGGGCGAAATCGCCAGCCAGGGCTATCGGCTT
Proteins encoded in this window:
- the phaR gene encoding polyhydroxyalkanoate synthesis repressor PhaR codes for the protein MSEQTTTETAAPVTIKKYANRRLYNTATSSYVTLDHLCQMVKDGVEFQVFDAKTGDDITRSVLTQIIVEEEGKGGQNLLPISFLRQLIGFYGDNLQHLVPRYLEMSMQSFATNQEQFRNMLQNAWGPLFPFGRLDDVGKQNMAFFENAMKMWAPFMKQNAEAIQGMSVPQALSAASGEQSPQALSDLQSKIEGLQRQIDDFMSQARREAAKK
- a CDS encoding type III PLP-dependent enzyme; its protein translation is MSQKIARFLAERQPETPCLVVDLDVIAENYTALKNSLPIAEVYYAVKANPAPEIVTMLNGMGSSFDTASLTEIDLCLDCGAEPSRISFGSTIKKQRDIEAAFARGVRLFAFDSQAELDKLTKAAPGASVFCRILVDNAGADWPLSRKFGCEIEMARDLLIQARERGLDPYGVSFHVGSQQTDLSQWDVAVGRAAMLITALNEAGIELKMVNLGGGFPARYRTDIADIDAYGDAIMKAMTHHFGNRLPAMIVEPGRSLVGDAGVIQTEVVLISKKSYAEDEARWVYLDIGKFSGLAETMDEAIKYRVRTPHDGGRTGPVVIAGPTCDSADILYEKAGYELPLGLEVGDKIELLSTGAYTTTYSSVGFNGFAPLKAYFI
- a CDS encoding flagellar hook-basal body complex protein — encoded protein: MLWGAFTNSMTAMMAQSHSMNVISQNVVNINTAGYKKTEDLFKTSLSESYPGWNIFGVDKVTRQSVDRQGTILGTGGNLDMAINGQGMFILSPTAGMPDREADYTFGRAGNFLWKVDTTDTSTTAAADTTYSVSYSDTWNSTTSRGAEPPSSNLRPTYLSTPDGQYLLAFASDPQTGVFTTSSGLSDLTAVRTDAYTLSAGMATSTLTMRANIDSNTSKDDTVEFGIPAYKAVENPDSGVTDYLSDQINFVLTPDPSLENVWSLDFTLGSNGTSGTATGGPYTLTFDGDGRLVTVDPAGAGGDLFVDTAITWNDVNFTSTVTTASTATPVTASTISMDLSGLTQYSGNSLIYNFEQNGNVNGYLRDTYFTNDGFLVGSYSNNETRRMYQIPVATFDAPNQLMALSGTRWAYDENAGDITVRAQGVNDEGLMTWTAAAVEQSNVAIEDEFTKMIITQKAYTMATKVFQTADEMTTTVRDLK
- a CDS encoding thioredoxin domain-containing protein, which translates into the protein MRNLLASLLLAASISLPAAAAENTLSLKQAQEVRKIVREMLMENPELIADAIQALEEKQRLATEAESKKALTDRKKDVYEDANSPVGGNPKGDVTLVEFFDYRCGYCKSVHDVVMRVVKDDGKVKLVFKEFPILGAESVFASKAALAAAKQKKYVEFQDAMMRHKGAYNEESVMELAKSVGLDTARLKKDMAGDDITKMLKANMDLAESLGIRGTPGFVMGDNIIPGALPEASLRQWLADARVKKMK
- a CDS encoding thiamine pyrophosphate-binding protein, which gives rise to MTKKGRTGGHIVTEHLLCQGVERVFCVPGESYLPILDALYRKKIKVIVCRQEGGAAFMAEAQAKLTGKPGVVLATRGPGAANAVIGVHTAMQDSTPLVLLLGDVGRDFYGREAFQEVDFAAMFAPLCKWAARVEDIGHLPSMLAHAFQQAVSDRPGPVVLALPEDLLREEAAPSKAKILSAFRPQASDEQLLAAAACLKKAKRPLLIAGGSQWTDEGRAGLDRLARKWKLPVAVPFRRQDLMTGQHPCFAGDLGIGPDPQLLAAAMEADLLFLLGTRLGEIASQGYRLPKAGQTVIHVHAGAGELGKVFHADLAINATPDSFAQAFQASSAPAKPAWSAWTKQLRQARQEWSKPRPTGGSLDAGLVMEALERLLPDDAILTVDAGNFAGWPQRFLTFGSRRLLGPTCGAMGYSIPAAVGASLQAPDRTVVSFVGDGGALMTGQELATAIQHKAKPIILIFDNGMFATIRMHQEARYPGRVVATDLQNPDFASWAESFGAFGQTVTRTQEFEPAFKRAMACGKAAVLHLKTDPDIITPRMRLSKVKTKP